The Procambarus clarkii isolate CNS0578487 chromosome 24, FALCON_Pclarkii_2.0, whole genome shotgun sequence genome includes a region encoding these proteins:
- the LOC138368049 gene encoding uncharacterized protein, producing MLVKVLNLPLDDSQWEQATLPVRLGDLDRPRLLGLGLSFATSPGPRCGIDLISSFDRFVNSNSSTLSDLSAFRGALIPVLDSLFSKNNHLPRRFQLALASLKSNNSILILPSDKSNSVVVLDREDYLRKADVLLSDSHTYAPLTSNPLDRLKTSFNRKLRQLSSLCPPDFDLIKSFRVICPSLPYFYGLPTTHKPGVPLRPIISSRGSVSYPLASWLAKTLTPYLGTFSPAHLRHSQDFIERLRLQPSCKMLSLDVDSLFTNVPLDDVLSFLRQKASESLLPLPLPTDVFLDLIRLCVESNSFSFNGKYYTQTFGVAMGSPLSPVLANFYMEYFETVLLPSIDTRPSLWLRYVDDIFALWPHDLNLFQPFLASLNNLAPSIHFKVEWESNFLLPFLDVHVHSSVSGFSFSVYRKPMHSGMYIHFFSYHPLSVKKSVLVSLFLRALRISDPQFLDSEIAFIYKSFSRLGYPLHFINCAHSQAKRNFFHPKPASNTSSTVLCLPFISELKTFTNTFRPLDIKLAFRQTNTLRSNLVHTAPPASNAAGVYSISYSSCPLQYFGETGRTLNDRLKEHKRSVMSADTNNALFCHVRDSNHPIDWSSSKIIFPASTLHRRCLVESALINNVPNMNLSPGFVAVDSSLSQYILKCSNLSNKRDLT from the exons atgctggtgaaagtcctgaacctcccATTGGACgattctcagtgggagcaagcaacccttcctgtaagacttggcgaccttg ACAGACCGAGACTTCTTGGTCTcggtctgtcttttgctacttcccctggcccacgctgtggcattgatctcattagttcctttgacaggtttgtcaattctaactctagtactctttcggacctgtctgcctttagaggggcccttatccccgttcttgacagcttgttttctaaaaataaccaccttcctcgtcgcttccagcttgcccttgcctccctgaaatctaacaactctattcttatccttccttcagacaaaagcaattcggtggttgtccttgaccgtgaggactacctccgaaaagcagatgtcttgctctctgactctcacacttatgctcctctgacttctaaccctttggatcgcctcaaaacttcctttaaccgcaaactaagacagctctctagtctttgccctcctgactttgatctcattaaaagtttccgtgtcatctgcccttctcttccttatttctatggtcttcctacgactcataaacctggtgttcctcttcgtcctatcatttcttcacggggctctgtcagctatcctcttgcctcctggctcgctaaaaccctgacaccttaccttggcactttttcccctgcccaccttcgtcactctcaggacttcatagaaagactgcgcctgcaaccctcttgtaaaatgcttagtcttgatgtcgactctctgttcactaatgttccgctcgatgacgttctctctttcctcagacagaaggcgtcagagagcctccttcctctcccacttcccactgacgttttcctcgatctcattagactctgtgttgaatctaactctttctctttcaacggtaaatattacactcaaactttcggtgtcgctatgggttcccctctctcccctgttcttgctaatttctacatggaatacttcgaaactgttcttcttccttctattgatactcgtccctctctctggcttcgctatgttgatgacatttttgctttatggcctcacgaccttaatcttttccagcctttcctcgcctctcttaacaatctggctccttctatccatttcaaagtggagtgggaatctaatttcctccttccttttcttgatgttcatgttcacagctctgtgtctgggttctctttctctgtctaccgtaaacccatgcatagtggcatgtacattcacttcttttcctaccatcctctttctgttaagaaaagtgtcctcgtctctctcttcctccgcgctctacgcatcagcgaccctcagtttcttgattctgaaattgcctttatctacaaatcattctctcgccttggttatcctttacatttcatcaactgtgcccactctcaagctaaacgaaatttctttcatcctaaacctgcttccaacactagtagcactgtactatgccttcccttcatatctgaactcaaaacttttaccaatacctttcgtcctcttgacattaaactcgcctttcgacaaactaacacacttcgtagcaatctagttcacactgctcctcctgcttctaatgctgctggtgtctactctatttcctattcatcttgtcctctccaatactttggcgaaactggccgtacactgaatgacagacttaaagaacacaagagaagtgttatgtctgcagacactaacaatgctctcttctgccatgtgagggattctaatcatcccattgattggtcttcctccaaaataatctttcctgcctctactctacacagacgctgtcttgtagaatcggctcttattaacaatgtacccaacatgaacttaagtcctggctttgttgctgtggactcttccctttcacagtatatactcaaatgctctaatctttctaacaaacgtgacttaacataa